The Argonema galeatum A003/A1 genome includes a region encoding these proteins:
- the pntB gene encoding Re/Si-specific NAD(P)(+) transhydrogenase subunit beta — MTSSILTVSYIGASALFILSLGGLSNQENATKGNLFGIIGMLLAIVATMLGLGAGITEYGTLAAVIVPGAIIGAIVAANVAMTSMPELVAILHSFVGAAAVLVGVANYLQPNQSLIGVEATIHEIEIFIGVFIGAVTFTGSIVAFGKLRGIISGKPLLLPGRHLINLSILGASVALGSTFIGAEDYTGLQPLLIMTALAGVLGFNLVMGIGGADMPVVVSMLNSYSGWAAAAAGFMLSNDLLIVTGALVGSSGAILSYIMCKAMNRSFISVILGGFGTGSGTVSAASEIVGEVISTTVDDTVELLRDAKNVIIVPGYGMAVAQAQHSLSEVTKILREKGVQVRFGIHPVAGRLPGHMNVLLAEANVPYDIVLEMEEINEDFPETDAVLVIGANDTVNPAAMEDPNSAIAGMPVLEVWKSKKVIVMKRSMASGYAGVENPLFYKENSRMLFGDAKKNVDAILTQLRVPA, encoded by the coding sequence ATGACAAGTAGTATATTGACAGTTTCTTACATTGGTGCAAGCGCCCTGTTTATCCTCAGTCTGGGTGGTTTGTCCAATCAAGAAAACGCAACCAAGGGCAACCTCTTCGGCATCATCGGGATGCTTCTAGCGATCGTCGCCACCATGTTGGGCCTTGGCGCTGGCATCACCGAATACGGCACCTTGGCAGCGGTGATAGTTCCGGGCGCAATCATCGGTGCGATCGTTGCAGCGAACGTCGCCATGACTTCCATGCCAGAATTAGTGGCGATCCTGCATAGCTTTGTCGGTGCTGCCGCAGTTTTGGTGGGTGTCGCCAACTACCTGCAACCGAATCAATCCCTAATTGGCGTCGAAGCTACCATCCACGAAATCGAGATTTTTATCGGCGTGTTTATCGGTGCTGTCACCTTCACCGGATCGATCGTGGCATTTGGAAAACTGCGCGGTATCATCAGCGGCAAACCGTTACTTTTGCCGGGACGCCATTTAATCAATCTCAGCATCCTGGGTGCTTCCGTCGCACTTGGCTCCACCTTTATTGGTGCCGAAGACTACACAGGATTGCAACCGCTGCTGATTATGACAGCCCTCGCCGGAGTTCTGGGCTTTAATTTGGTCATGGGGATCGGCGGTGCGGATATGCCGGTTGTCGTCTCTATGCTCAACAGCTACTCTGGATGGGCAGCAGCAGCCGCTGGCTTCATGCTATCCAACGACCTCCTGATCGTCACTGGTGCGCTTGTCGGCAGTAGCGGCGCGATCCTCAGCTACATCATGTGCAAAGCCATGAACCGATCGTTTATCAGCGTCATCCTGGGTGGCTTTGGCACCGGATCGGGAACAGTCTCAGCAGCCAGCGAAATAGTGGGCGAAGTAATCTCAACCACAGTTGATGATACCGTCGAACTCTTGCGCGATGCCAAGAACGTCATCATCGTTCCCGGCTACGGTATGGCAGTAGCTCAAGCTCAACACTCCCTGTCAGAAGTCACCAAGATATTGCGGGAAAAGGGCGTACAAGTTCGGTTTGGCATCCATCCAGTGGCGGGTCGCCTACCGGGACACATGAACGTGCTACTGGCAGAGGCGAATGTGCCTTACGACATCGTTCTGGAAATGGAAGAAATCAATGAAGATTTCCCCGAAACCGATGCGGTACTTGTGATTGGTGCCAACGACACCGTTAATCCAGCGGCGATGGAAGATCCAAATAGTGCGATCGCCGGAATGCCAGTATTAGAAGTCTGGAAATCCAAGAAAGTTATAGTCATGAAACGCAGTATGGCTAGCGGCTACGCCGGAGTGGAAAATCCTCTGTTCTACAAGGAAAACTCCCGGATGCTCTTTGGCGATGCCAAGAAAAATGTCGATGCCATCCTCACCCAGCTGCGCGTACCAGCTTGA
- a CDS encoding AAA family ATPase, whose translation MSFSEEFELLLRARYPLIYIPTCEEERVEVAIATCAKKQGNRGIYIWDFVDGYQGNPNDAGFGRRNPLQALELVEKIAASAPAIFILRDFHRFLEDAGVSRKLKNLARLLKSQPKNLVILSPRIAIPEELSEVITVLEFHLPTAPEIKAEVERLSAATGKSLEGKVLDEVVRSCQGLSMERIRRVLARAIATHGELRPEDVELVLEEKRQTIRQTQILEFYPATQNISDVGGLDNLKDWLLLRGGAFSERARQYGLPHPRGLLLVGIQGTGKSLMAKAIAHHWHLPLLRLDVGRLFGGLVGESESRTRQMIQLAEALSPCVLWIDEIDKAFSGVDGKGDAGTSNRVFGTFITWLAEKTSPVFVVATANNIQTLPAEMLRKGRFDEIFFVGLPTQEERKAIFGVHLSRLRPHNIKNYDLDRLAYETPDFSGAEIEQSLIEAMHIGFSQNRDFTLDDILEAASQIVPLARTAQEQIQFLQEWAAAGKARLASKHSSLSCIIQSQFR comes from the coding sequence ATGAGTTTCAGTGAAGAGTTTGAACTGCTGCTGCGAGCCCGCTACCCTTTGATATATATTCCCACTTGCGAAGAAGAAAGAGTGGAAGTTGCGATCGCAACCTGTGCGAAAAAACAGGGCAATCGCGGCATCTACATTTGGGATTTTGTCGATGGCTACCAGGGTAACCCCAACGATGCTGGCTTCGGACGCCGCAATCCCCTGCAAGCGTTGGAATTAGTAGAAAAAATAGCGGCTTCCGCTCCAGCTATTTTCATTCTGCGAGACTTTCACCGATTTTTGGAAGATGCCGGTGTTTCCCGCAAACTCAAAAATCTGGCGCGGTTACTAAAATCTCAGCCCAAGAATTTGGTAATCTTGTCGCCCAGAATCGCTATCCCAGAGGAACTCAGCGAAGTAATCACCGTCTTGGAGTTCCATCTACCTACGGCACCTGAGATTAAAGCGGAAGTTGAACGCTTGTCAGCAGCTACCGGAAAATCTCTGGAAGGCAAAGTTTTAGATGAAGTTGTCCGTTCGTGCCAGGGTCTTTCGATGGAGAGAATTCGCCGGGTGCTGGCAAGAGCGATCGCTACTCACGGCGAACTGCGTCCTGAAGACGTGGAACTGGTTTTGGAAGAAAAACGCCAAACCATCCGCCAAACCCAAATCTTAGAGTTCTACCCCGCCACTCAGAACATTTCTGATGTTGGTGGTTTGGATAATTTAAAAGATTGGTTGCTGCTGCGAGGCGGTGCGTTTTCGGAACGAGCTAGACAATATGGCTTACCGCACCCCAGAGGCTTGCTGTTGGTGGGAATTCAGGGAACTGGCAAATCTCTGATGGCAAAAGCGATCGCCCACCACTGGCACCTACCCCTACTTCGCCTGGATGTGGGGCGTCTGTTTGGCGGTTTGGTGGGCGAATCTGAATCCCGCACTCGTCAAATGATTCAGCTGGCAGAAGCTTTATCTCCCTGCGTGTTGTGGATTGATGAAATTGATAAAGCTTTTTCTGGAGTTGATGGTAAAGGCGATGCTGGCACCAGCAACCGTGTGTTTGGAACTTTTATCACCTGGTTGGCTGAAAAAACTTCGCCTGTGTTTGTTGTCGCCACCGCCAACAACATCCAAACGTTACCGGCAGAAATGCTCCGCAAAGGCAGATTTGATGAAATTTTCTTTGTCGGTTTGCCCACCCAGGAAGAACGCAAAGCAATTTTTGGCGTTCATTTATCCCGGTTGCGCCCTCACAACATCAAAAATTACGACCTCGATCGCCTTGCCTATGAAACCCCCGATTTTTCAGGCGCAGAAATAGAACAGTCTTTGATTGAAGCGATGCACATTGGCTTTAGTCAAAATCGGGACTTTACGCTTGATGACATTTTGGAAGCCGCCAGCCAGATAGTCCCACTAGCGCGAACGGCTCAAGAGCAAATCCAGTTTTTACAGGAATGGGCAGCAGCCGGTAAAGCTCGTCTAGCTTCTAAGCATAGCAGTCTTAGCTGTATAATTCAGAGCCAATTTCGATAG
- a CDS encoding SH3 domain-containing protein — protein sequence MSFSGLVKFLIGFVIAIALMIGAGVAAALYFVTKLTAPPDKPIFANDKPAVKAQATIAKSLPKPTPTKPAATTPTPATPSNTPSAEQAIATPTPSDTPSPKPLEPGAYKGRVTWSKGLSLRGGPNLESDRIGGVAYNQNIVVLAESDDKRWLKIRVEDGDTEGWVKAGNIERVESQ from the coding sequence ATGAGTTTTTCTGGCCTTGTAAAATTTTTGATCGGTTTTGTGATCGCGATCGCGCTCATGATTGGCGCAGGGGTCGCGGCTGCACTATACTTTGTCACAAAATTAACTGCACCTCCTGACAAACCCATCTTTGCAAATGACAAACCAGCGGTCAAAGCCCAGGCAACAATAGCCAAGAGCCTGCCAAAACCTACGCCTACCAAGCCCGCTGCTACCACTCCAACACCTGCAACGCCAAGTAACACTCCCTCTGCTGAACAAGCTATTGCTACCCCAACACCGAGCGATACTCCTTCTCCAAAACCACTGGAGCCGGGAGCCTACAAAGGCCGCGTCACCTGGTCGAAGGGCCTCAGTCTTCGGGGTGGGCCGAACTTGGAGTCCGATCGGATTGGAGGTGTAGCTTATAACCAAAACATCGTTGTTTTGGCCGAAAGCGATGACAAAAGGTGGCTGAAGATTCGCGTGGAAGATGGAGATACCGAAGGTTGGGTCAAAGCAGGTAATATAGAGCGGGTAGAATCACAGTAG
- a CDS encoding protein jag, with protein MTDSRMQRGQKWLEELLRLMKIPAKVKPERQATLAEQEDVSEPEPDSYWLTIDHTHLTPAQVQILLGAEGETLDAIQYLANAILNLGQEQQEQATYTVELNGYRVRRQAELRALAEYAVQQVRSNGQEFEMEYLSSAERRQIHTFLKEFTDLESYSRGKEPDRRLVVRRR; from the coding sequence ATGACTGATAGTCGAATGCAGCGGGGTCAAAAGTGGCTGGAAGAACTGCTGCGGTTGATGAAAATTCCTGCCAAAGTTAAGCCAGAAAGGCAAGCAACGCTAGCAGAACAGGAGGATGTTTCAGAACCAGAACCAGATAGCTACTGGTTGACGATCGATCACACACATTTGACGCCAGCGCAAGTCCAGATTTTGCTCGGTGCAGAAGGTGAGACGTTAGATGCCATTCAGTATTTAGCTAATGCTATTCTCAACCTTGGTCAAGAGCAGCAGGAGCAAGCTACTTATACTGTTGAGCTAAATGGCTACCGCGTCCGCAGACAAGCAGAACTCCGCGCCTTGGCAGAGTATGCCGTTCAGCAGGTGCGATCTAACGGACAAGAGTTTGAAATGGAATATCTTTCTTCAGCTGAACGGCGTCAAATCCATACCTTTTTGAAGGAATTTACCGATCTAGAAAGCTACAGTCGGGGCAAAGAACCAGACCGCCGTCTCGTCGTGCGGCGGCGCTGA
- the yidC gene encoding membrane protein insertase YidC, translated as MDFGIGFLSNNVMLPILDFFYGIVPSYGLAIVALTLVIRFALYPLSANSIRSMRRTRVTQPVMQKRVKEIQERYKEEPAKQQEEMSKLYKEFGNPLAGCFPILVQMPVLFALFATLRGSPFSDVNYTVNLEIFPKEQIEQIQPQVFATAPQNIYIADGVHYPVTALVPGGNRLMVGQTTKLEFQTGDGKPLNQLTSDSAESKTPHWKVTKGEERVRIDENGNIEALQPGEATIQGTIPGLATDKGFLFIDALGRVGAMDENGTIHWDIVGMVLFFGLSLYVNQLLSGQQGSTSNPQQETVNKITPIIFSGMFLFFPLPAGVLMYMVIANIFQTAQTFILSREPLPENLQKLVEEQEKEADAKGREALPFEPGRSKKKASG; from the coding sequence ATGGATTTTGGTATCGGTTTTCTATCCAACAACGTAATGCTGCCGATCCTGGATTTCTTTTACGGGATCGTCCCCAGCTATGGGCTGGCTATCGTCGCGCTAACACTGGTAATTCGCTTTGCACTCTATCCCTTGAGTGCTAACTCGATTCGCAGTATGCGACGCACGCGGGTCACCCAACCAGTAATGCAAAAGCGGGTAAAGGAAATTCAGGAGCGCTACAAAGAGGAACCTGCTAAGCAGCAGGAAGAAATGTCCAAACTCTACAAAGAATTTGGCAACCCTTTGGCAGGATGCTTTCCCATTCTGGTGCAAATGCCGGTGCTATTTGCACTGTTTGCCACCTTGAGGGGCTCCCCCTTTTCGGATGTTAATTACACTGTCAACCTGGAAATTTTTCCCAAAGAACAAATTGAGCAGATTCAACCGCAAGTCTTTGCGACAGCACCCCAAAACATATATATTGCCGATGGCGTTCACTATCCCGTTACAGCGCTAGTCCCCGGTGGTAACCGCTTAATGGTGGGCCAGACAACCAAACTGGAATTTCAGACTGGAGACGGAAAACCGTTAAATCAGCTTACATCTGACTCTGCTGAAAGTAAAACTCCTCATTGGAAGGTTACCAAAGGAGAAGAGCGGGTACGAATTGATGAAAACGGCAACATAGAAGCCTTACAGCCTGGGGAAGCAACCATTCAAGGCACAATTCCAGGGCTAGCAACTGATAAAGGCTTCCTCTTCATCGATGCCCTCGGTCGCGTTGGGGCTATGGATGAAAACGGAACCATACACTGGGATATTGTCGGCATGGTACTGTTCTTTGGTCTGAGTTTATACGTAAACCAGTTACTTTCAGGCCAGCAGGGTTCCACCTCGAACCCGCAGCAGGAGACAGTCAACAAAATTACCCCGATTATATTTTCCGGGATGTTTTTGTTCTTCCCACTGCCTGCTGGGGTATTGATGTATATGGTGATCGCTAACATTTTTCAGACTGCTCAGACCTTTATTCTGTCACGGGAACCCTTGCCGGAAAACCTCCAAAAATTAGTGGAGGAGCAGGAAAAAGAAGCCGATGCAAAGGGAAGAGAGGCTCTCCCCTTTGAACCGGGTCGTTCTAAGAAAAAAGCCTCAGGGTAA
- a CDS encoding YceD family protein — MEPIYIPQLLKAVEKTEAIQLQEFIAGLETLTPIRGLMRVTHQGNYLEVWVQAEAIMTLTCHRCLQQYNHRLVLKTSELIWLDEAANQSDDGPLEREVALEDLLEMLPPNGYFNPSDWLYQQVSLAIPLRQRCDSKCPGIPLKSDSTQLEPVADRRWATLEALKKQLP, encoded by the coding sequence ATGGAACCAATTTACATTCCCCAACTGCTCAAAGCAGTCGAAAAGACAGAGGCGATTCAACTCCAGGAATTTATAGCTGGTTTGGAAACATTAACGCCAATTCGAGGGCTCATGCGAGTTACCCATCAAGGAAACTACCTTGAGGTTTGGGTTCAAGCAGAAGCAATTATGACTTTAACCTGCCACCGATGTTTGCAACAGTACAATCATCGCCTGGTGCTAAAAACTTCCGAACTCATTTGGTTAGATGAAGCAGCTAATCAATCTGATGATGGCCCTTTGGAACGGGAAGTGGCTTTGGAAGATTTGCTGGAAATGCTACCCCCAAACGGTTATTTTAATCCCAGCGATTGGCTGTACCAACAAGTGTCTCTGGCTATTCCTCTACGGCAACGGTGCGATTCTAAGTGTCCGGGAATTCCACTAAAATCTGATTCTACCCAGTTAGAACCTGTGGCTGACCGACGCTGGGCAACTCTAGAAGCACTAAAAAAACAACTCCCCTAA
- a CDS encoding PH domain-containing protein has translation MGIREEVYYEGGPHIGDLIINILIGLTVIGLPLAVGAIVRAMWLRYRITNRRISVTGGWMGRDRSDIIYSEIVDIKKVPRGLGFWGDMVVTLRDGSRLELRAIPKFREIYDYINEKVAVKSAKTGGTPSR, from the coding sequence ATGGGCATTCGCGAGGAAGTTTATTATGAAGGCGGCCCCCATATCGGGGATCTGATTATTAACATCCTGATAGGACTGACGGTGATTGGCTTACCGTTAGCGGTAGGAGCGATCGTCAGAGCCATGTGGTTGCGCTACCGAATTACCAATCGTCGCATCTCGGTGACAGGCGGTTGGATGGGACGCGATCGCAGCGACATCATCTACTCAGAAATAGTAGACATCAAAAAGGTGCCCCGTGGCCTTGGCTTCTGGGGAGATATGGTGGTGACTCTCAGAGACGGTAGCCGCCTAGAGCTGCGGGCAATCCCCAAATTTCGCGAAATTTATGACTACATCAATGAAAAAGTGGCAGTCAAATCCGCCAAAACAGGTGGAACGCCGAGTCGCTAA
- the rpmH gene encoding 50S ribosomal protein L34 — MTKRTLHGTSRKRRRTSGFRARMRTKNGQAVIKARRKKGRYRLSVSG; from the coding sequence ATGACGAAACGCACGTTGCACGGCACCAGCCGTAAAAGAAGAAGAACTTCCGGTTTTCGCGCCAGGATGCGAACCAAAAATGGTCAGGCAGTGATTAAAGCCCGCCGCAAAAAAGGACGTTATCGTCTGAGTGTAAGCGGTTAG
- the rnpA gene encoding ribonuclease P protein component has product MALRKANRLKHRQHFSAVFRKGIRRQSANLTLRALKQSADSEGGRSPATGPEFPSRIGISVSLKVSKRAVTRNRIKRQIRAAFRHLLPQLKYGWWLVVVVKPKAEQCEYQQFLQELEQLLAEAEVLNGHSRGSLL; this is encoded by the coding sequence GTGGCTTTGCGTAAAGCAAATCGACTCAAGCACCGACAACATTTTAGTGCCGTATTCCGCAAGGGAATACGTCGCCAAAGTGCTAATTTGACCTTGAGAGCCTTGAAGCAGTCAGCCGACTCGGAGGGAGGTAGATCGCCAGCCACAGGGCCAGAATTTCCCTCTCGCATTGGCATTTCTGTCAGCCTAAAAGTGAGCAAGCGGGCGGTGACCCGCAATCGAATTAAGCGGCAAATCAGGGCGGCTTTTCGTCACCTACTGCCCCAGCTTAAGTATGGCTGGTGGCTGGTAGTTGTCGTTAAACCGAAAGCCGAGCAGTGCGAATATCAACAATTTCTGCAAGAATTAGAGCAGTTGTTGGCAGAAGCTGAGGTACTCAATGGGCATTCGCGAGGAAGTTTATTATGA
- the pntA gene encoding Re/Si-specific NAD(P)(+) transhydrogenase subunit alpha: METKTAMKVGIPKEIHPGECRVAATPDTAKRLMKLGFEVLIESGAGELANFPDEAYKQVECKIRPDAPTLWAESDIVLKVRPPEIARDGKHEAELLSLDGTLISFIWPAQNPELVERLVLRKATVLAMEAIPRISRAQKMDALSSMANIAGYRAVVEAASNFGRFFTGQITAAGKVPPAKVLVIGAGVAGLAAIGAAKGLGAIVRAFDTRPVVKEQVQSLGGEFLELDFAEDGTGQGGYAKVMSEEFIKAEMALFADQAKEVDIIITTAVIPGRKAPVLITKEMVESMKEGSVIVDLAAEQGGNCELTKPKEVYSHNGVTIVGLTDLPSRLAQQSSQLYGSNLWHLLDDMTKSGQYKVDMDDEVVRGALLIYEGEELPPPPPKAAPSPPQPSATPAKPVEAAVKAPAKPTSTFGTNDLVVLGLTGLALLGVGIAAPPSFLSHFTVFVLACFVGWQVIWNVKPALHTPLMSVTNAISGIIIIGGILQISSSLTSPSTILGAIAILIGTINISGGFLVTQRMLKMFRR; the protein is encoded by the coding sequence ATGGAAACAAAAACAGCTATGAAGGTTGGAATCCCCAAGGAAATCCACCCCGGCGAATGTCGTGTAGCAGCAACGCCAGACACAGCCAAGCGGCTTATGAAGCTAGGTTTTGAAGTACTTATAGAGTCTGGGGCAGGCGAATTAGCCAACTTCCCTGACGAAGCCTACAAGCAAGTTGAATGTAAAATCCGACCCGATGCCCCAACACTGTGGGCAGAGTCGGATATCGTCCTCAAAGTCCGTCCGCCCGAAATCGCCAGAGACGGTAAGCACGAAGCCGAATTGCTTAGTCTTGACGGTACGCTGATCAGCTTCATCTGGCCGGCCCAAAACCCGGAACTGGTAGAGCGTCTGGTTTTGCGGAAAGCCACGGTGCTAGCAATGGAAGCCATTCCGCGTATTAGCCGCGCTCAAAAGATGGACGCCCTCAGCTCGATGGCAAACATCGCCGGTTACCGCGCTGTAGTCGAAGCTGCTAGCAACTTTGGTCGCTTCTTTACCGGACAGATTACCGCCGCCGGGAAAGTGCCGCCAGCGAAGGTACTGGTGATTGGCGCTGGAGTTGCGGGACTGGCAGCTATCGGCGCGGCAAAGGGTCTGGGTGCGATCGTCCGCGCTTTCGATACCCGTCCTGTGGTTAAAGAGCAAGTTCAAAGCTTGGGCGGAGAGTTTTTGGAACTCGATTTCGCAGAAGACGGCACAGGTCAAGGCGGCTACGCCAAGGTGATGAGCGAAGAGTTTATTAAGGCGGAAATGGCCCTCTTTGCTGACCAAGCTAAGGAAGTTGACATTATCATCACAACGGCTGTGATCCCTGGCAGAAAAGCACCCGTCTTGATTACCAAAGAGATGGTTGAGAGCATGAAAGAAGGCTCTGTGATCGTCGATTTGGCAGCAGAACAAGGCGGTAACTGCGAGCTTACTAAACCGAAAGAAGTTTACTCTCACAATGGCGTCACGATCGTTGGTTTAACAGATCTGCCTAGCCGTCTGGCGCAACAGTCGAGTCAGCTTTATGGCAGCAATCTTTGGCACTTGCTCGACGATATGACCAAATCCGGTCAATACAAAGTCGATATGGACGATGAGGTGGTTCGCGGAGCCCTCCTAATCTACGAAGGCGAAGAACTACCTCCGCCGCCGCCAAAAGCAGCACCTTCACCGCCGCAACCCTCTGCTACACCCGCAAAACCAGTCGAGGCAGCGGTAAAAGCACCAGCCAAACCGACATCCACCTTCGGGACGAACGATTTAGTCGTACTGGGACTAACTGGCTTAGCTCTCTTGGGCGTCGGTATCGCGGCCCCTCCTTCGTTCCTGTCTCACTTCACCGTATTTGTGCTGGCTTGCTTCGTTGGCTGGCAAGTGATTTGGAACGTCAAACCCGCTCTGCACACGCCCTTGATGAGCGTCACCAATGCAATCAGCGGGATTATTATCATTGGCGGCATTCTCCAGATATCCAGTTCGCTAACTTCACCTAGTACAATTTTGGGCGCGATCGCAATTCTCATCGGTACAATCAACATTTCCGGCGGCTTTCTCGTCACCCAACGGATGCTCAAGATGTTCCGCAGATGA
- a CDS encoding ferrochelatase, with translation MVATPEKIGQQTLPHSGSKDRVAVLLMGYGEVESYEDFANYNEQALNLLTAKFAPVPTWIYPPLAKILAMFDLHEWSHQHNHFISPHNAIFEQQRAGIEKELQEKWGSSIQVFKAFNFCAPFLPEQVLTEIKAQGFDKILIYPLLVVDSIFTSGIAVEQVNKALANLVDGDEHWVKGQRYIPSFYNEPAYIDLMARLVEEKIAAELAEAYLPSQIGIVLMNHGCPHKAKGFTSGITESEALYELVRSKLINRYPLISVGWLNHDTPLIEWTQPDAKQAAKNLIELGVKALVFMPIGFATENHETLLDVDHIIHGLQRQHSDVNCIQMACVNDHPDFLKMAAQWANPQIEALLSEQALAVNLHLAAHHHDDGHHHDHHDHHHGHDHHHH, from the coding sequence GTGGTTGCCACCCCTGAAAAAATAGGACAACAAACTCTACCACACTCTGGCAGCAAAGACCGAGTTGCCGTATTGCTAATGGGTTATGGAGAAGTGGAGAGTTACGAAGACTTCGCCAACTACAACGAACAAGCGTTGAATTTACTCACAGCGAAGTTTGCCCCCGTACCAACCTGGATTTATCCGCCGCTAGCCAAAATTCTGGCGATGTTTGACCTGCATGAGTGGAGTCACCAACATAACCACTTTATTTCGCCTCATAACGCCATTTTTGAGCAGCAAAGGGCTGGTATTGAAAAGGAATTGCAAGAAAAATGGGGCTCTAGCATTCAAGTCTTCAAAGCGTTCAACTTTTGCGCCCCCTTCCTCCCCGAACAAGTCTTAACTGAAATCAAAGCCCAGGGATTTGACAAAATATTAATCTATCCCCTCCTGGTTGTAGATTCTATCTTCACCAGCGGTATTGCCGTCGAGCAAGTAAACAAAGCTCTTGCAAATCTAGTTGACGGTGATGAACATTGGGTTAAAGGTCAGCGCTACATCCCCTCTTTCTACAACGAACCAGCCTACATCGATTTAATGGCTCGTCTCGTAGAGGAAAAAATAGCCGCCGAACTAGCCGAAGCTTACCTCCCATCTCAAATTGGCATCGTTTTAATGAACCACGGTTGTCCCCACAAAGCCAAAGGATTTACCTCTGGTATTACCGAAAGTGAGGCACTTTACGAATTAGTCCGGTCAAAGCTAATTAACCGCTATCCACTCATCTCAGTGGGTTGGTTAAATCACGATACGCCACTAATTGAATGGACTCAGCCTGATGCCAAGCAAGCTGCCAAAAACTTAATCGAACTCGGTGTCAAAGCTCTTGTTTTCATGCCTATTGGCTTTGCCACAGAAAATCACGAAACTTTATTGGATGTAGACCACATCATTCATGGTTTGCAACGGCAACATTCAGATGTGAACTGCATACAAATGGCTTGCGTTAACGACCATCCAGATTTCTTAAAGATGGCAGCCCAGTGGGCTAATCCCCAAATTGAAGCTTTGCTGTCAGAACAAGCATTAGCTGTTAATCTGCATCTGGCTGCTCATCACCATGACGACGGTCATCATCATGACCATCACGACCATCATCACGGTCACGATCATCACCATCATTAA
- a CDS encoding DUF2808 domain-containing protein: MSFTRRLLAAFACTAVLTGVPTISWADSLPGFTLFGGPPRENQLPFRLDFGGAPNAWDRYRLRIPAKKMQLAVAQFSISYPNYYRGEFDSKEVEVRVRGKSVPLQEVVWDKENRVIQIYPQEPVPAGYNVELVLSNVKNPNFGGMFYFNCQILSPGDVPLLRYIGTWLLSIN; the protein is encoded by the coding sequence ATGTCTTTCACACGACGTTTACTTGCAGCCTTTGCTTGTACTGCTGTATTAACCGGGGTTCCCACCATCAGCTGGGCTGACAGCTTACCCGGTTTCACCCTATTTGGTGGGCCTCCCCGCGAAAACCAACTCCCCTTTAGGTTGGATTTTGGCGGCGCACCCAATGCTTGGGATCGTTACCGTCTGAGGATTCCTGCTAAAAAAATGCAGTTGGCAGTCGCTCAATTTTCTATTTCCTATCCGAATTATTACAGAGGGGAATTTGATAGCAAAGAGGTTGAGGTGCGGGTAAGAGGCAAATCTGTGCCGCTGCAAGAGGTGGTCTGGGATAAAGAAAACCGCGTAATTCAAATTTACCCCCAAGAGCCAGTACCAGCAGGCTACAACGTCGAATTAGTCTTATCTAACGTGAAAAACCCGAATTTTGGCGGGATGTTCTACTTCAACTGTCAGATTCTTTCCCCCGGCGATGTGCCTTTACTGCGTTATATTGGCACTTGGCTCTTGAGCATTAATTAG